CCAGCCAAGACCATGACTGTGGCCTTTGAGGAAACAATGACAGCACGCGACGAACGGAACCCAAATCTCCCACCCCAGGCCGCCGGTATCCCCCTCAGCGCTGCGCTGGTCCTGCGGAACATTGCGCGGAACGTGGTGAAGActgaggcagaagaagagatgcTCAAAGGGCAGGCGGAGACGGGTGAAAGTGGAGGTTGGAACGAGATTCTTTTCAGGCCACTTATGCCGCGCTTGTTTGAGATTCTTACGGAAAACAGAGCCATGGTATGTTTTACCTCCATAGCCTTTACTTGGAGTGTCTTTGCTGACCAAGTTTACAGAGTCCTTACATTTCATCATTGCTTGATCTGATTCGCGTTCATAACGAGGATCGGGGACAATGATATGTTCTCGCCAAACTAATGAGAAAGAAGCCTTGTGGGCGTGAATAATGCAGGACGAGGCGTTTAACGGAGAAGCTCCTGAGCTAATGTGGTGTTGAAAAGGGGCACTGTACGCATTttgacatgatggcttcCTTGCACAGGTGGAGACTGAAGGTGTTGGCGTGGGATCATGTTATTTTTTGGAACGAATTACTTTGTAATAATACCCTGCCGGTTGGCGTTAGGGCCCATCGCTTATCTTTGACTGATAGATCGGTACACCCTGAGGGTCAAGGGATATCACCGGCATCTGCCTACGAGGTCTGTTCTCGAGAGAGAGAAGTGCCTGGGTATCCAGTCTATCATGTCCAGGCCATTATATACCTTGATAGAAGCTCGTTTAGCTACACGATTCGAGAAGGCGGCAATGATCGCTATAGCCTAGATCTACGTGCCTCATCTCCGAGTGAAAGAGAATCAATTGTCAGACTAGGTGTCCTGAAGACTGAATTTCATGATCATGGTCAAGGTGCCAGGCCGGGCCGGTGTCACTGTAAACTAATGCAAGGCTCGTACGAAGCAGATGGTAACCGCATTAATGTGCCCCAGGGAACATGGAGTAATTCGTATGTGGCTGGtcaatgttgatggttcAGTTTTGCAAACTCTAGGAACGATGGTCGAGGCACCATGACCCCGTACGAAGGGAGGACCATGCTTCTCAGGATGTTCTGGAACCCCAGCAATTTCTTGGGTCCTTGGCAGCCACCCCACTTCACGATGCTGCAATGCTAGCTTCGAAAGCTTCAGGGGGGGCCTGCGGGTAAGATATTGCGTGCCGGTGGATATATCtgctcgcttcttgttgacggaaataaaataaaagtTGATACCATCTTTGGAGTACATTTTAGTTTGGCAATACCTGCACCAAAGTGTGAAGCTTAACATCGGATTTTATACAAAACAATTAGAATATATCTTGTGAGTTTGTACATAAGTAGGTAGGGGAATCCACACACACACGATTTGGGATATTCTTTCTCATTGTATCTACTTCAGATCTCTTGGAGGTTACCTCGTTAGTGGGCAATAAAAAGGCTGGCCTCGAAACAATAGGAtgtaaaaataaatgacCTTTTGAACAGGATAAACTGGCTTGCTAATTTAGTCTCTTATGCCTCAAGCGGCTAACTTTTCCGATACCTTGAGGCCCTCAGTGGATAttgatcagatcagatcagttGTAAACGAGAGCCACTGCGGGTCATGGAAGGAGATCCAAGTCCGCTCTGTCTGTGCAGTGATATCGTCTCTCGATAGAGTTCACATTGGGTATCCTTGTTTACGAGTGGAAATAGATACAAAATTGCCTGATGTTTCGAAAACATGGGCTTCATCGAACATGATTAAATTGCTAGGAGCATCCTCGAAAGGTTGGGTACACACCGTCTTTTTGTGTAAGTCACAATGATCAAGGGCGATTTGCCTCTAAGACGGCAAAGCCTGTCGTCATAAATGGAGATCGCCACATTTTAATAACAGAGTCAATTCCGTCATTTCTGTGACTGTCGATATTGACAAGAGTTGTGAAATAGAAAACAGAACCCCCCACTGATACAACTAAGAGATGTTTGTCATTGTTTTCACTATCGCTCAGACCGCACATCCGAGCAACGGAGAGGAAACAAATCCTCGAAAGTGGTGTGAGCCAATGAGTAGCCATTTCAAGTTAGTGCCaaggccatcttggcaatttTAGGTGTAACCTGGATTATCCAAGGAGATGGGATGACACACCGAAAGGTGAGTATCTTGATGGCGCATCGAATAAGGTGAGAATAAAACTCATCCTCTGACTACAattacaaaaacaaaacatcaaagtaAGACTCATATCTGATATCGTTGTTGGGTGAGTGGAGGTACAATACGTGTCATGTCTCGAGATTTGTGAACACCAGACAGTCTCTCTCAccttgagaaacaaaagcGGTCTCGGTGAGGGCTGGACTGGACATCCTGACTCGACCATCATGAGGGGATGTGCAAGGATCCGTGGTACCCGGGATTAGAAAATGAAACCACCCAACCTTCCAGGCCTTTAGTATCCATAGTTTGGTCTGTTCTGATCTGAGTTTCTCAGCTCGGATCGAGGGGATACCGTGGCCTGTTTTCTATATTTGTGCAAGGTTAAGCTCTCTGTTTGGATAGCGGTGTAACAATGAATCAAGTGTCAAAGAATTCATCTGCCTAGAAACATAGGAACAAAGCCAAAACCTGCCCACGCcaatgaatgaatgacatgcCAACTACTGCAAGCCCCAGCGGAACATAAATGGGGGTCTGACGACCATTAGCGAATTGCTTCGATTTGATTGTGAGACGAAGTGTATTTctgttttggtgttgaggcaACACTCCCCTCACATCCGAGCTAAAAAAAATCTCTTTGCAAGGTGGCCAGGCTACCATTTTGAATAGTTAGACCACCATCCATACCAAGCACAGAAACCTGCAGAAATCTAGAATGAAATTAGGCGGGGAAACCCAGAGACATGCCCCGGAACGCTCGGACTTGGAACCATAATGcattgacttggctttgtaGTCTTGAGGCGTTGacatcttgatcttggtctgcaAAAAATTGTTGGAGATCTGGGCATCCATCTCCATGTAAGCGCCCGTTGTGGGTGAGGTGGGGGTACCTAGGAATAGCTACCGAAAGCAGAGCTACCCCTGCAACATCCCGAGAAGCTTAAGGAAGCATCGTGAACTTGGGGGCGCTTCATTTCTCCCCGCGACCCGCCATAGCTCATAGCTCCAAACTCCCCACGCTTAAGTGATCTCCCACTCCACTTGGCGCGTCCAATCCCTGAAGCCCCCATATGCTTGTTCTCAACTTTTGCGCCATGCTGTAACCCAACAGAAGATTTGGAAAGTTTTCGAGAAATGGGCGTGCAGAATTGGCCTCAATAATGTCAACGCCTAGTTTCCATGCTCGAGTTCGTGTTGAACAAAGACACGCAATGATGTCGTATTGTGCTCGTGTAGCGAGCCCGTAGGCGCAAGCCGAGCAAGGTAGGCATGATATGAGATGGGAATGTGAGACGTGGTAGAATAATCAAAGTAACCTCTAGACCGTCTCTTGAAAGAAGGGAGCCGCATATGCATCTACTATCTGATGGGGCATTGAGGAGCATCTCAGCAACCCCACGTTGTTATCGTGGGAAATGCCAGACCAGATGCAGCAACATCCGGTCCATCATGGAACCCAGTTATCAATCGAACACCAGATGGAAGGTGGGATTCATAGGTGGGAGGGTAGTGGTTACTAGATACCTGAGTGTGATTGTAGGCCACAAAGGAAGGAGCCATGTGTGTCTGGTTGTTACATGAAATGAGGCAAGAGgaaacaacaccaaccttcCTTACCTccagtactctgtacagtCTCTACTAAATCAGATTTCACCCAAGTAAAACATGATGAGAATCAACATCGCCCGCATTTATGACATTTGAATCATATCACACGCTAACAAAACGACACTCCTAAACCCTATTCAATCAATCCCCGACATAGCAATGCGTGCCTGAATGCGCCTCAGCTGTGGTCTGGTTCAATTTCTTGACGGGAAATGCAATAGCCCTGGCATCGACCCTGTCAATCGATCTTGTGACCATCACAAATCTCCATTCCGTCTCACATTGGACTGAACCCCCCGGGTGATGCGACATCGGTCTTTTGTGTGTCCAGTCCAAGTTGTTGTGCTACAGTAGTCTAAGTACTGCCCCTTTCTTAGACCAAGCCAACCAACTTCTAATCCAGGCACATCCATCCAACATAAGGAGGCAGGTACATACAGtaccttttccttcttgttgatacCTACAATGAAGAGCTCACCTTACCGTCTTACACCGAAGTCGGTCAAGAATTCTACTCCCTTGCTTACttgtttgcttgcttgctccaGGCCAAACAGAAAGCGTGCCGGTCATTGCTCCACCTACGTCTGCGTATGTATCACATCCGCCATCTCTATATAAATCCGTAGTCAGACTGGGCTAATTTACGTTGACTTTCCATCACATCCACGCACCTTTAAATTAGCTTCGCACAACCATTCTTGCTCTGAACCACATCACCTTTTTAAACACAAAATCATGTATGTTGCCCCCCGGCGCCCTCAACTCCATGTTGTCGTGCCAGAATTGGAAGTCGACGGCAACTAACAACCTACGCTTGCATAGACATCTCCGTTAGCTCTCCCCACACCACccacctacctacctaggcgAGATATCTTTGTTGCATTTGCCACCAAGCTTGCAATCCCCGGATCCGAAGCATCAAGGCCGCGTCTCCGTCGCCCAACACAAACCGAGACAACCCAAGCAAGCAATTGCCGTTCTGGAGTCGCTATTGAAGAGCCCTGAGAATAGCACCGGTCCTCCCGCAGTCACATAACCtagcaacaacaaagacacgccatctccaaccaaGCACTGCCTTGTCAGTCCTAGCCAAGTTTTCCCTACCGCAAGATCGGCATCGCAACACCAAATCTGATACTGGCCTTTGCCTTCACTCTCACTTCCGGTTCCACAGTTTTGTCTGCCCAGACCCCGCTGCTCACCCCCTTCAGCAAGCACTAAACTACCAGAGCCGCCAAAGGGCAGCAGATCCCTTGATTCCAGCCCCAGCTGAATTCATCTATACTGCACCGTACCTTATCGCTTACCTTGCTACACCACACCCTTTTGCTCTCCTCACGGACATACCGCCACACTAAACTCTGCACCTAGCAAAGTTCCCTAGTCGTTTGTTACACTCCCAACTTttgcaaagaaaaaaaaaaggtttCGCCCCAGGCCTAGAGTTTTCCCTGTATCACTCTGCCATTCCACTCCCGCTTATacctccacctccacaaCACACTATATCAGTGATTCACTTTCAGACCCACCTCCTCTCGAGTATATATCGAGCTCCCTTGCCCATTCAGCTTTTCTTTCGCCATCCTCACTCACTACACTCTTCTTACTCTTTCGCTTTAAGGTTCGTGTCTTCTCTCGACCAGCCATTAATATATaacatcatcttctctcctcctcatccctATTATATACCCAGTCCTTCTTCACGACTTGCTATCTTCATCATAGCAAAGcatcaccatgtctttcGCAGCTCGCAATGCCCTCCGTCTGACTCGGGCTGCCGCCCCTGCTCTCCCCAGAAACGCTGCTCGATGCTTCTCAGCCACTCGTATTCAGCGTGTCAATGACACAAACATGAAGAAGAACGTGGTtcgtgagaaggagattcCTGTCACTGTCTACGCTGCAGGTCAGGGTACCGGCGATAAGCACACAGTCAACGTATCCGAGGCTGCTGCTCGCATTCCCAGTGAGACTCCTGTTCCTACTCCTGACAGCGATGTGGTTCAGCCCCTCACCCGCAAGACCTTCGAGCAACTCCCTCAGACTATGCGCAACATGAGTGTCTACGGCAAGACTATCTTACTCACTGGTGCTGCCCGTGGTCTCGGAAACTACATGGCTCGCGCCTGTGCTGAGGCCGGTGCCAAGAACATCGTCCTCTTTGATGCCAACCAGGAGCTTGGTGACCAAGCAGCTGCTGAGCTTCATGACAAGACTGGCCTACCCGTCTCAttcttcaaggtcgacgtCCGTGACGGTGCTGCAATCAACGCTGCTGTCgacgaggttgttgagcacTATGGCGCCCCtgatgttcttgtcaactCGGCCGGTATCGCCGATTCAaacatcaaggctgagacATACGACCCTGCCATGTTTCGCCGTCTCATTGACATTAACCTCACGGGATCTTTCCTCATGTCCCAGGCCGTCGGTCGTGCTATGATGGCCGCTGGAAAGCCTGGCAGCATCATCCTGGTTGCTTCTATGTCTGGCTCAGTTGTCAACTTCCCTCAGGAGCAGAGCTGCTACAACGCCTCCAAGGCGGGTGTCATCCAACTCGGCAAGTCCCTCGCTGCTGAGTGGGCTAAGTTCGACATCCGAGTCAACTGTATCTCCCCTGGATATATGGACACTGCTCTCAACCGTGTACCCGCTCTCGAcgcacagaagaagatctggAAGTCTCTTACTCCCCAGAATCGCCTTGGTAACGTTGACGAGCTCAACGGTCTCTGCATCTTCCTTGCCTCCGACTCTTCCAAGTTCATGACTGGTTCCAACTGCATCATCGACGGTGGCTACACATGCTACTAAGCAATACCTAGATTTTACAACGACCGAAGAAATGGCTTTTGACAAGAGGTTTTAGCAGGATACTGGGCGAAAGGGATTGattttctttgtttggaGTTCAGGACTGGAACAATGACCTTTTTCTTTAGGCATGggccaaaacaaaaagcggTGGTGTAACGATAAACTAGATGCAGCTCTGGATAGTATAGAGCAAAGACACGCCTGCATTAGAAGCAGTGCGGCATGATCCAGAATACGGATCATAATTAATAGCCATTGGCACTTTAATCCCCCAGAATCGTTTCCTCATGCTCTTGGTGATAAGTTTAGGGCAGATTTAGGCTTTCGGGTAACCAACTGACGTAGATGGCATCGTGAGCGCTAGGACGTGTCGCTTAGATGGAGTCGAGACAGATCGTGACTTGGACAATTGATGGATGTCAAACCACGTGCAATCCAGTGCCAACCCACCCTGCACGTCAATTGATCATCGCCTGCTTCCGCGCAGCCAATCACGATACCAACTCCAGGTTCAAAACGGCAATACAGCCTGAGCCAATGAGTAGGCCCAGGTTATTATGCTCACCGCTCCAACTTTCAAAGACGATCAAAACCGGGTCGCGGAAATTGACCAGccttttttacttttatGCTCGCCAGCGCAGAAGGCGGTGGAGAACATGGCCTCACAGTACCCAAGTATGTACGTAGCTGAAAAGGGATGggagaacaaaaacaacatTAAGGTTCCTTATCCATGAGACATAAATAGATAGAATAATGTCTTGGAGGACGCAGGAACCGAGACAGAACCTGCAGGTATTTGTCATGTGAGAGCTGTATTCACTTACACGTgtgtacagtacagtactgATGAGCTGGACTCGACTAGTTGGGATGAACAACACATCCAAACTACGTAAACgaaccaagaccagccaCTTTCCAAGGATCTAATGCAGGACACCTAAACCTGCCATGTAAACATACTatcttggccaagtttgtAACCAAGAAACCCGAAGTGCCACCGCCAGACCGCATCGTTCGCTGTACCGGCTCATGAGACGGATGGTCTCAGGAGGTGAACATGGGGGTATGTAAACCAATGACTCGAAAGCTGACGAGTGTCTTAAGATGCGTGGTCTATAActtctgtctctctctcttctacCCAATTCTCCTGTCCATTTTCATCAAAGTATCACAACACAAGAAACGCTCCTTATTTTCCGTCTACCAGCAATCAATCCTTACTATAAATACCGATTCCCAAATCAAGAACCAAATCACCCTCTTTTATCGTCAAGACACCAATATCAGCCAACGTCAACATCTACATTAACatatatcaacatcaacaccaatctcactcaatctcaacctcaaccaacctcaaccaaccaacatgcaACTGATCTGCCTTCCCACCATGTCCTTCACGCGCGCCACTCGATCACTGCGCAAACGCCTTCTCGGCTCAAAGGCTTTCCTCCCTGCTCACACCGCAGCTGCTTCGTTTCGATATTCAATACCACGGTCCACGGCGTTCCATTCGCACTCCCACGGCAAACTTAAGCACCAAGCCCAACCTGCGGCCCTTGGTACAGTTGCCGTGCGTGGCAATGGGCTCACCTCAGGGCTAGAGTCCTAcgctgccatgatggagggCGATGGCTGTTCAAGAGCCGGGAAGCATATTGGCTCTTTCTACCAGCAATGGGAACGCGGCAGCTTCATGATCAGAAAGAGCAAGATGATGTAAAGAAGGCTGGCCAGGTTAACTGTGGAGGATAGTCGCGATGACCTGGCCGTTTTGTTGATTTCGCGTTTTGTTTTTCATCAAGTGCTGGATTACTTGctggctttttttttttttttttttggttgatgCAGCTGTTGATGACTGTTATGATTGTTACGTCAGTAGGAAAAGACTTTTTAAAAATGATATCTAAATAAACAAGCTGTTTTGTATGGTCACCTGAGACACACATTCACATTCCAAAATATCCACAGGGCACCAAGGGAACAGAGCAAAGCAAACGATTTTTTATGATTCGAAGCTGGTGAGGAGAGGGCCAGGTCTAGTAACGTAACAGACCCAACCTCGAGTGCGAACTCGATGTGCAAGAAACAGTTCGTATGCAGGGGGTATATCCAGCGTGTCATTTCTATGTGCTGCCAGGCATCATCATGGTGTCTGCCTGCTGGCACcttttttctgtttttttctcttcttgccaTGTGTCGAACTTGTCGACTCCATATGCATAACATAATCCCAGTCACTCAGCCCTTTACGAGGCATGgtgacaacttcaacttcaacttcaagatgCAAGGCCTGCTATGGGTTGAATGATTTGTGCAAGAAAATGATCATTAGATAGTTGGGAATCAAAATCGTGATCAGGACACATCAAGGTCCGCTTGATTTGTTCCAAGTCGTCACGAAGCGACGGAACAGTATCGACGTATCGATACATCAATCAATGTCGTTTAAAATACGCTGGGAATCGGTGGAATATGCTCTCCCGTTTCACCGCGGCAGGTATGTACGGGGGAGGAACGGTTCGTACGGGGTGTACCTACTGCCCCTTACGAGCCTTTTCTTGCGCCCTTTGTTCTCGAGCAGCTCGTACCAAGGGGGAGAGTTGAATAAGGTCAACGCAACCCTTCATGAATTCGTGCTGGAAAAGAGTCAGGAGAGTAGTCGTGAGGTTCATTAGATGCACTTACCCTTAGCAGATCATGAGCACTGGCTCGCTTCTCGGGGTCTACCTTGAGTGCAAAGTAGAGGAAGTCCTGAAAACGGGTGACAAGTCCTGCTCATTCTTAATGTGAGGAGTTCCGTTGGTGGCAATAAGCCAAAGAGCACGCAGAGGAGATTCGGTCAGGTATGGCGGCTCGCCTTCTATCATTTCGATCGCCATGATACCCAAAGACCAAATATCGACTTTGCGTCCGTACTCTTTTCGTGTGACGACTTCGGGAGCCATCCAGTATGGTGTTCCGGACCATGGTTGTTCGTTTGTTCTGGGCTTCATTGATAGTGGCACAGAATCCGTGGTGGAATTCTACTGTTCGATATATGTCATATAGAAGCGAACGGGTTCGGACCTACTCAGTTTGATCTTGCCCTCCATAGACAGCAAAATGTTGTCAGACTTAATGTCTCGGTGAATGACACCCTTTGAGTGCAGGTGCTGCAGACCCAGAAGTGTCTCACGGCACACTGAAGCGATCTGACCCTCggacatgatgttgaaggtgaCAACATCCGTAAGGCTGCCTCCCTCCATGAACTCCATGACGACCCAAAGCTCGCCGCCACACAAGTAGCTGTCAATaaagttgacaatgttggggtGTGAGCTATCCTTCATCACAAGAATCTCGTTGATAATCAGGTCCTTCTTAGGTTGCTGCTCGAGATTCATCTGCTTGATAGCCACCAGACGGTTTGTCCCACGCTCATGGCCAGTGAAAACGCCTCCAGAAGCACCTTGGCCAATCTTGTTGAATCCGCGGTAAATATCTCGAGGGTCACCTTCGCTGCAAATACGCTTCAGGGAGGCGACAATATCGATAGCTGCGCTTTGACGAGCTCGGTGTCGCGGCCTGGCTCCAGGCACGGCCGCTCCAGGCGCTTGCTGACGGGAAGCAGTGTACGTGCCGTTTTGCTGGCCATACCCAGGAGCTGCCTGCACATTTGGactctggtggtggttagGAGTTCTCTTACTAGGAGCACGGCCAAGCCCTCCAGACATGGCGGCCTGGGCCTGGGCCATGGCctgttcttgctgctgttgcaaCAATTGTTGCTGGTAGGCGGCGGCTTGCGCCTGAGCGAGTTGTGGGTTGGGTTGCGGAGCAGTAGGAGCATAGGTTGGTCCAGCCACGCGGGAGTTGGATCTCGAACGGTGCTCTTCGGGGAGCATAGGACCGGCGTCCTTGGACACGCCGTAGGACTCGTCGCCTGACTGGGACATACCGATGCCGGAGTCTTTGGTCGCATATGCGCCGTGAGGCATATGCCGGTTGCCCATACTGACGGGTGGCTTCGGGGCCGGGCGGCTGGGCATCAAGTCTTTACCAACCTGGCCTCGGGGCACAGGAGGTGGTGCTCGGGGATTCTCAAAACTTCCTTCATTATTGACAGTTGGAAACCTGGCGTTCGTTGGTGAAATAGTGGTTGGTGACATACCCATATAGTTTGACGGGTACATGCCCGGTGATGCTGCGCCTGCCGGAGAGGTGGCATACTGGCCAGCATGATGGAATTTCTCCAGGACTTGGTCCTCTGCAGGTCTCTCAGTGGTTTCTTTGTAAAACTGTAAAATATCAACCATGGTCTGCGGGTTCTCTCGTCGTTCCTTTTCAGGAATTCCACTTTCGTTGATAAGCCGCTGCCATTCTTTCGGCAAACCCTATGCGCTGTTAGGATGTACAGTAGTGATGGCTAGGGAATACTGACTGTGAACTGGCCAGTTGAGCTATCGTACCCAACATGGGTAACGTGGACGGGATTTTCAGGCGCAGAGATAACTGGTTTCTTGGGCGATCCTACCAAGCTGTTCATGAAACCAGAAAATCCAGACTTTTTACGTAGAACAGCAGGCTTGGAGTCTCTGCCGTCGTCGGAATATCTTTTAGGATTGACAGAGGGGCCATCCGTTGGCGCTCTTGGGCCGAGGCCTTTCTCAGTCATAGTCGAGTCCATCGCGGAGAAGCTGTTTGCGGTTCGTAAAGCAGGGTTCGCAACGCTGATGTCTAGAGGCGCCTTGACGATCTGAGGCGGGGAGCGATGACGGGTAGGGGCTTTCGGGCTGGGAATCTTTATTGATTCAATACTGCTTAGAAGGCCGGCGCCGTCAAAGGGAGCACCGATCAAGTCGTCGTGAATAGCAGGGCTATCTAGTGGGCGTAAATGAGAATCGGAAAGACGATCGGAGTGACGAGGAATAGGCGCCCAGTGATTAGCGGGGGTAAAGTCGCCCTGATGTGAGATGGGCGATGGGACAGGTCTTAGGGTGTTGTTGGCGGATaattgaggatgagatcgaTCAGAATCTTGCCAGTCGGACACGGTCGCGGGGTTGGAGCGGGCTGGGGGAGCGCTTGGGGCTCTCTTCAGGCTCTGGGAACTGCGTTTGCTCTCGAGGGACTGGGCGTCGAAGGCACCACCATCGAAGCCAGATGAGGAGCGACCGAAGTAGGATGGAGGTTTCTTAATAAGTTTGCGACGATGTGAAGTTGCGGTATGAGCAGACGCAGACGACGCAGAGGTATATCCGGGGCCGTCCATGATCCAACGGCAGCAAGAGCAGCCTGGGCAAGTGACGAGTTGGGGGGGCCCTCAGGGCTAAGAAAAAAACAGGCCTTGCCTTGTGGACGGCTCGGGCCAATGTACCTTTACTGTACTGTACTCCTGTTAGGTGCTGATTTTTTTTAGGGACGGGACTGGACTGGATGGATTGATGTGATGGGTCAAGCAGGTAGGTGGAGGAGGACTAAGCAGAAGCCGAAACAGACACAGGGCAGGGTGTGTGTGCAAGGAATGGAGGTAAGAGGATAGGATAGGATGCAgtgcggtgcggtgcggtgcgCGCAGGTCCGGTTTGGGTCTCCGTTTAGAAGCCCTCGAGCTCTTTCAGAAGGATAATCAAGGGGGAGACGAACCAACGATGCAGGCCAAACAATGGCAAGGCGAGGCAGGGCAAATGCAAGAGTAGACGGGGGGCCTGGGGACACAACGCGGGGGTGGTGTGTGGTGTGTGTATTGCAGAAGCCCAACCCAACCGTGGTGCGTTATAGTATTGTATTGTATTGCAGCGCAGTGCAGTGTAGGTAGTGTAGCGTATCCGTAGTTGTTGTCTTGTATCGTGTCGTGTGGTAGCGTTTGGACTGGCGCCGATGGTCCTGCAAGTGAATTCTTAAATTACTTGCTTTCGACTCGCTTGGTTTCTGTTTCGCAgtgcttttgcttttgcttttggtTCTGTTCTAGGAAATCTGCCCGGTGACTTcataagaagaaaaaaagggTAAGCTGGGATAGGGATAAAGTGGGTTGGGGAAATCAAGTTCTGGgggagggagagaagaagaagcataaAAAGCAGGCAAAAAGGCGAAgcaaagaaagcaaagcaacGCTGTAGAGACTCACTTTCTCACTCCTTCACTCACACTGTGTTGTACTCTTTTCCCAATTCAAGGGGAACAAACAAACGAAGAAAGGGTGAGAGCGAGAGAGCGTGAGATGAATCGGAATGCGGGAGTGGATTTGGTTGCGGGACGAGATATTACACTGTAGCATCATGCATGGAGGATAGAGGGGGGAGGTCCTCCCCAAATATTGTGATACAAACGGCGGGACCCTCAATTATTTACTAATACAGTGGTAGATGCTCACTGTGCTGTGTTGGAACTATGGCAGTCATGGAATCTAGGTATCTATGCCTTATTGTTGCAGTGCTGGCCAGCTGCCTGACCTTGTTAGTTGATGCAAGCCTTTTGCCATCATAGCATCATCAGCTTGGCCGCATGCTCATAGGTACGGGGGTGACACGGTCGCCAAAAGTTTTACTAAAAAAGGAACGTTTTCTTGAATCAACGAACTGTTCCAACAACCTTCACACTGGAATTGGGGGTCTTGATTAGCGAGGTGGTTTGGAAACAACCTAGACATGTAGGCAAGGCCCATGCTCCAAAATGAAGGGTTCAACATGTGGATGATTCAACGTCTGAGCGATAGGAGAATACCAGTCAGCACCGGTAGCTTGAAAACGGTTGTTTGATAAGGATTTCTTCCTTTAAATGactctcaagtcaagttcgTCGTTCAACAAGTACCCTGAACTCTCAGTCGTAAACCACCTAATTGGGTTTATGATAGGCAGGGCACCGAATAAATGGCTTGGACCCTAGACCCCGGGCAGCGCATTGGGTTaaggtagtaggtaggtacctgcTAACGCTAGGAAAACGTGCATCCAGTCCGAGTGGTACTTAGGATCTGCGCAGCGGGCCACTCAATGCAAAGGTACCGTATCATTCCTTGGCAGACGCTGTTCTTTCTGCCCTGCCCTGATAGTGACTTGGCCAACccaactccaactccaactccCGTCCATGGAAGTCCCTAGGTTTTCCCCTTCCAACGTTCCCCCCAACCCCACTATG
This is a stretch of genomic DNA from Fusarium graminearum PH-1 chromosome 4, whole genome shotgun sequence. It encodes these proteins:
- a CDS encoding serine/threonine-protein kinase MST20 — protein: MDGPGYTSASSASAHTATSHRRKLIKKPPSYFGRSSSGFDGGAFDAQSLESKRSSQSLKRAPSAPPARSNPATVSDWQDSDRSHPQLSANNTLRPVPSPISHQGDFTPANHWAPIPRHSDRLSDSHLRPLDSPAIHDDLIGAPFDGAGLLSSIESIKIPSPKAPTRHRSPPQIVKAPLDISVANPALRTANSFSAMDSTMTEKGLGPRAPTDGPSVNPKRYSDDGRDSKPAVLRKKSGFSGFMNSLVGSPKKPVISAPENPVHGLPKEWQRLINESGIPEKERRENPQTMVDILQFYKETTERPAEDQVLEKFHHAGQYATSPAGAASPGMYPSNYMGSFENPRAPPPVPRGQVGKDLMPSRPAPKPPVSMGNRHMPHGAYATKDSGIGMSQSGDESYGVSKDAGPMLPEEHRSRSNSRVAGPTYAPTAPQPNPQLAQAQAAAYQQQLLQQQQEQAMAQAQAAMSGGLGRAPSKRTPNHHQSPNVQAAPGYGQQNGTYTASRQQAPGAAVPGARPRHRARQSAAIDIVASLKRICSEGDPRDIYRGFNKIGQGASGGVFTGHERGTNRLVAIKQMNLEQQPKKDLIINEILVMKDSSHPNIVNFIDSYLCGGELWVVMEFMEGGSLTDVVTFNIMSEGQIASVCRETLLGLQHLHSKGVIHRDIKSDNILLSMEGKIKLIEFHHGFCATINEAQNKRTTMVRNTILDGSRSRHTKRVRTQSRYLVFGYHGDRNDRRRAAIPDRISSACSLAYCHQRNSSH